From one Plasmodium malariae genome assembly, chromosome: 12 genomic stretch:
- the PmUG01_12066500 gene encoding conserved Plasmodium protein, unknown function — protein MSTGWNFNFNQKYAKRKKKEELRYIKLFNKKGLKTSREKNDLFREGLNCGPAGRNALIRWIEYNYELKNEEENGYPAVSACKVWQNTQSFQDITLSGLVDFLKFLNIPKHITYKNVFDNYLSLKFISKVKSIENSQKCLTKLAKKMILMFQVREIQPLFSMLLEKIDVIPLGILNILIEETPAAKYFYKITSIKVRRKIWVLCPDKFYEEVEHIIEEIILRMKLRSTYDETITNLINEIIELIGEENEKTFLYNLCIHIIRLKCLQSILNEKENFSYDALPDTVSRRGQQSKVEPHDDKMSPIKTKMHNIINEESVSPKNNTIKKEHSEIDETICEMMLNSNCSSSSISDNINNKLKRLEICFDKIMNKNEKYEKNSWRYNDNSKLYFIALREYSQYNTSFQYLKKRKNKEIHDEGNIRRMMKNNNISLNNDKNKRRDICINNNNYSNNYYEPKSSQKRSLIISEEKKKMKKVKMNSNSFNEVNIFKKGCYSMEKSRSENKNKYAPMKEVEKEEDGSVMGKRGKNNSNCIGVNNVKEKEKKEVSTQNYTDNMSHKRNMNENHQKKTLLPFDNMFYSNLRILLCLQYKEKYNVKDEEMLVIDKYFYIVEFINNIIRDGILNFSNEIKANDIIKKTKNYIRINNIDDLCEYSLLFNNIHLKFCIIEGICFYFYKSNFDILTQKNNMNFWTSLFYFGIYNNFFSLIKYAIDKIEYKDRKKKVKNLFEQRRKIMLNENEQHKHKYCSENIHQTLIEQRKVEEKLTDDSVEKDTNDESEVNDSEGRAESKHGYEQIEYCAEVKDYCCGDSVPCETYINDVESKESYRNSPNMHNSVVNEYDSNVNSYYEEDICYDKLYNKKERENQERAHFKYMQCQEEEEEEEEEEADEVDEVDEEVDEADEEADEEDEEDEEEEEEDEEDEEEKEEKEEEDEEDEEEEEDEEGEDEEGEDEEEEEDEEDEEGEDEHEENEDEENEEEEKEEEENEEEAEEEKVADEQEDESVEEDKEEMEKVYDRYHYKQEKIKLSPFSSKLQINNPYGWKKKKRYRDSYFKVEAQDLKNLSKVKAEFTTNNAITLEDIKNIKYKLFPNNCKDSYFKIPLISVLKYIVNPINGQSTFLSFFNFFEEDNSNIEELKSDKEKNSILLLSALLNIPQIDYIKIKNFFTIIDEFFYLEKTNFRNTSNGSNMKDVVFVPENMNEVKRVGANKKTWAPNDIFIRDSNYYNDHCRMDKEKLESNTTTFTYTTTTSATTATTASINNNYNMRTSRNDAFSEMSYKRDLLKSNCEYASNFEKEIKWVKYNEEKINNSDGKSNNIALLRDKNTFDSIGKKLVNHIKDMNKAISGNQFLINNNISSLCEYLNDISSADSSNNDMNEQNASAMHGSNSMNSTINANNVNPMNGGMTLLKGELGATSKKVTKENNICSISLFCEITNEIVHKLTKCKGTTSTSTSRATTINKYLPYILKICFLNLDFLKGEKLINMYIKYMYLYEYLYHMILNRILYISTVKSFPFLQNIILKELHFYFEDFKNRKVKNLWKFYLYVHTLIDINKNKNSLITKLFHNNAIEYFIKLFYSISFYNPAFSVLFLKLIETPLFYRNIENKREEILQNLWIGTHERSFANMSPNKKCRIEYKFWLDSYKKFSER, from the exons ATGAGTACTGGCTGGAATTTTAACTTTAATCAAAAGTACgccaaaaggaaaaaaaaagaagagttaCGATACATCAAATTATTTAACAAGAAGGGGTTAAAAACCTCAAGAGAAAAGAATGACCTCTTTAGAGAAGGTTTAAATTGTGGACCCGCTGGACGCAATGCATTAATTAGATGGATTGAAT ataactACGAATTGAAAAACGAAGAAGAAAATGGCTATCCAGCTGTTAGCGCTTGTAAAGTGTGGCAAAATACTCAGTCTTTTCAAGATATTACCTTATCAGGTTTGGTTGATTTTCTTAAGTTCCTAAATATTCCTAAACATATAACATACAAAAATGTTTTCGATAATTACTTATCCCTCAAGTTCATTAGTAAAGTTAAATCGATCGAAAACTCGCAGAAGTG TTTAACCAAGCTTGCAAAAAAGATGATACTAATGTTTCAAGTACGCGAAATTCAACCACTGTTCTCTATGTTACTAGAAAAAATAGATGTGATACCATTaggaattttaaatattttaatagaaGAAACTCCTGCagctaaatatttttacaaaataacgTCGATAAAAGTAAGAAGGAAAATATGGGTATTATGCCCcgataaattttatgaagaAGTTGAACATATAAttgaagaaataattttaagaatGAAATTAAGGAGTACTTATGATGAAACTATtactaatttaattaatgaaataattgaGCTAATTGgagaagaaaatgaaaaaacatttctttataatttatgtatacacattATACGATTGAAATGTTTGCAATCTATTTtgaatgaaaaggaaaatttttcCTATGACGCTTTACCTGACACGGTATCACGCAGAGGTCAACAGTCTAAAGTAGAACCACATGATGATAAGATGTCACCTATAAAAACGAAGatgcataatattataaatgaagaaaGTGTATCCcctaaaaataatactattaaAAAGGAGCACAGCGAAATAGATGAAACCATTTGTGAAATGATGTTAAATTCTAATTGTTCCTCTAGTTCAATATCAGataatattaacaacaaGCTGAAAAGATTAGAAATATGTTttgataaaattatgaacaaaaatgaaaaatatgaaaagaacTCATGGCGCTATAATGACAATTCCAAGCTATATTTTATAGCTCTTCGTGAATATAGCCAATATAATACTTCATTTCAGtatttaaagaaaaggaaaaataaagaaatacatGATGAAGGTAATATAAGGCGTATGatgaagaataataatattagtttaaataatgataaaaacaaaagaagggatatttgtataaataataataattacagcaataattattatgaaccGAAAAGTTCTCAAAAGAGAAGTTTAATTATAAgtgaagaaaagaaaaaaatgaaaaaagtgaaaatgaATTCAAATAGTTTTAATgaagttaatatatttaaaaagggtTGTTATTCAATGGAAAAGAGTCGcagtgaaaataaaaacaaatatgccCCTATGAAAGAAGTTGAGAAGGAAGAGGACGGAAGTGTTATGGGAAAAAGAGGCAAGAACAATTCAAACTGCATTGGTGTCAATAATGTGAaggaaaaggagaaaaaagaagtatcTACGCAAAATTACACAGACAATATGAGTCATAAAAGGAACATGAATGAAAATCATCAAAAGAAAACATTGTTACCTTTTGACAATATGTTCTATAGCAATCTTCGCATATTGTTATGTTTACAATACAAGGAAAAGTACAATGTAAAGGACGAAGAAATGTTGGTGATagacaaatatttttacattgttgaatttataaataatattataagagatggtatattaaatttttcaaatgaaATTAAAGCAAACGATATAATTAAGAAAACaaagaattatattagaATAAACAATATAGATGATTTGTGTGaatattctttattattcaATAACATACATTtgaaattttgtattattgaAGGAATTTgcttctatttttataaaagtaattttgatattttaacacagaaaaataatatgaatttttgGACTTCTCTTTTCTATTTTGGTATTTATAACAactttttctctttaatTAAATACGCCATAGataaaattgaatataaagacagaaaaaaaaaagtaaagaacCTTTTTGAACAAAGGCGCAAAATTATGTTGAATGAAAATGAGCAGCACAAACATAAATACTGCAGTGAGAATATACATCAGACGCTAATTGAGCAGAGGAAGGTAGAAGAAAAGTTAACTGATGATAGTGTAGAGAAAGACACAAATGATGAAAGTGAAGTAAATGATAGTGAGGGGCGTGCTGAGAGTAAACATGGATATGAACAGATAGAATACTGTGCTGAAGTTAAGGACTATTGTTGTGGTGATAGTGTTCCCTGTGAGACGTACATAAATGACGTTGAAAGTAAGGAGAGTTATCGTAATAGCCCAAACATGCATAATTCGGTAGTAAATGAATATGATAGCAACGTAAATAGCTACTACGAAGAAGACATATGTTATGATAAACTATAcaataaaaaggaaagagaAAACCAAGAACGAGCGCATTTTAAGTACATGCAGTGCcaagaggaagaagaagaagaagaagaggaagaagcaGATGAAGTAGACGAAGTAGATGAAGAAGTAGATGAAGCAGACGAAGAAGCAGATGAAGAAGATGAAGAGgatgaagaagaggaagaagaagatgaagaggatgaagaagagaaagaagaaaaggaagaagaagatgaagaggatgaagaagaggaagaggaTGAAGAAGGAGAGGATGAAGAAGGAGAGgatgaagaagaggaagaggaTGAAGAGGATGAAGAAGGAGAGGATGAACACGAGGAGAATGAAGACGAAGAgaatgaagaagaagaaaaagaagaagaagaaaacgAAGAGGAAGcggaagaagaaaaagttGCGGATGAACAGGAAGATGAAAGTGTTGAGGAAGATAAGGAAGAAATGGAAAAGGTGTATGACCGCTACCATTACAAGcaggaaaagataaaattatcTCCTTTCAGCTCTAAATTGCAAATCAATAATCCCTATGGttggaagaagaaaaaaagatatagagattcatattttaaagtgGAAGCACAAGACTTGAAAAACCTGAGTAAAGTAAAAGCAGAATTTACAACAAATAATGCAATTACATTAgaggatataaaaaatataaaatacaaattatttcctaataattgtaaagacagttattttaaaatacctTTAATTAGTGtcctaaaatatatagtaaatcCAATTAATGGACAAAGTACATTTCTCTccttttttaacttttttgaAGAAGACAATAGTAATATAGAAGAATTAAAGTCAGATAAGGagaaaaatagtattttattattgtcaGCTTTATTAAACATACCCCAAAttgattatataaaaataaaaaatttttttacaataattgATGAGTTTTTTTACCTCGAAAAAACTAATTTTAGAAATACATCAAATGGTAGTAATATGAAAGATGTTGTCTTTGTTCCTGAAAATATGAATGAAGTAAAAAGGGTAGGagcaaacaaaaaaacatgGGCCCcaaatgatatttttattagggATAGTAATTATTACAACGATCATTGCAGGATGGATAAGGAAAAACTGGAGAGCAATACTACCACATTCACGTACACAACTACAACTTCTGCTACGACTGCTACTACTGCttctataaataataattataatatgagAACAAGCCGAAACGATGCATTTAGCGAAATGAGCTATAAAAGAGACTTGCTGAAAAGTAATTGTGAATATGCATCGAATTTTgagaaagaaataaaatggGTTAAATACAatgaagagaaaataaacaattcAGACGGTAAAAGTAACAACATTGCTCTGTTAAGggataaaaatacatttgaTAGTATAGGGAAAAAGCTAGTGAATCATATAAAAGACATGAATAAGGCAATAAGTGGCAAccaatttttaataaataataatataagttCCTTATGTGAGTACTTAAATGATATTAGTAGTGCCGATAGTTCTAATAATGATATGAACGAGCAAAACGCTAGTGCCATGCATGGTTCTAATAGCATGAATAGCACTATTAACGCCAATAATGTGAATCCCATGAACGGAGGAATGACTCTGTTAAAAGGAGAACTGGGTGCTACATCTAAGAAAGTTacaaaggaaaataatatctGTTCAATTAGTTTATTTTGTGAAATAACAAATGAAATTGTTCATAAGTTAACCAAGTGCAAAGGTACTACGTCTACTAGTACATCCAGAGCTACAACGATAAATAAGTACCTCCCGtatattctaaaaatatGCTTCCTAAATCTAGACTTTTTAAAAGGAGAAAAgctaataaatatgtacataaaatatatgtatttatatgaatatttatacCATATGATTTTAAACAGAATTCTATATATTAGTACTGTTAAATCGTTtccatttttacaaaatattatattaaaggaattacatttttattttgaagattttaaaaataggaaaGTTAAGAATCTGTGGAAGTTCTATTTGTATGTTCATACCTTaattgatataaataaaaacaaaaatagttTAATAACTAAATTGTTTCATAATAATGctattgaatattttataaaacttttttattccatATCATTTTACAATCCAGCATTTTCCGTTCTTTTTCTGAAGCTTATTgag ACCCCATTGTTTTATAggaatattgaaaataagagagaagaaatattacaaaatctATGGAT tgGAACGCATGAACGATCTTTTGCAAATATGTCcccaaataaaaaatgtcgTATTGAG TATAAATTTTGGTTAGACTCGTACAAGAAATTTTCCGAAAGATGA